ACGGAGCCGGAACGCCGCTGCTCAGGCACTCGCGGCCCACCGTCCATGCGTTGGTCCCCCTCGGCATCACGAACAACCCCGTCAGTTTGCCTTGTTCGGGCCGGTTCCGTCAGCCGTCGGAGACGCCGATCACAGGGCGCCGCGCTTCGGTCCACAAAGCCCTCACACCCTCTTCGCACACCGACAAGAGCTGACGGGCGGTCAACTACGGTCTCACTGCGTGAAGAACGACGCCGGATGCCGGGGGCCGGCCGTCAGTCCGTCAGGTCCACCCGGACCGTCAGCAGGTCCGTGCCCAGGGCCCGTACCGCCGTGCTGTTGAGGCGGGGCAGGGAGCGCAGGCGGGCCACCGGGTCGTCGTCCGGGAGGAGATGGGCGGTGCCGTGGTGCCAGCGGCCCGCGACGCGGACGCGGACCCTGGGGTCGGCCTGGATGTTGCGGACGTACTGGGACTTGTGGCCGAACTCGGAGACCAGCCAGAAGGAGTCGCCGATCCTTCGCCCGCCGACCGGCGTCCGCCGGGGCAGGCCGGAGGCGCGGCCGGTCGTCTCCAGGAGGGTCTGGAACGGCAGCCGCCGGACCAGGGGGTTGGCGAGGTGCCGCTGGAAGGCGGTCACCACGCGGTGCTTGCGGTCTGCGGGGGCTGGCATGCCGGTCGCTCTCCTGGTCTGACGGTGAGGGGACGGGGATGGTGTGGCGGCTCGGTGCGGGGCGTGTGGTCTCCCGACATCCCGCCGGCTGCCGCGTGTTAGCCTCCCCCGCGGTCGAGATCGATGCAACGGGGGAGCCTGATGGGCGCGTCTTCGGACGGCTACACGGTCAGGTCCGGGATGTCCGGACAGGCGAAGGACCTGGACGCCGCGGGTGACGACGCGGGCAGGATCGCGCAGGCGATCGAGCCCGGCATGTGCTACATGGACGACGCGCTCGGCGGCCCGGATGCCGCCGCCGCGTTCAACGCGTACGCCGCCGCCTGGGAGGCGGAGGCCAAGGCCCTGGAGTCGGCGCTGCACGAACTGGCCGACAAGGTACGGCTGTCGAAGGGCGCGTACCACGGCAGTGACAGCCTCGTCGGCACGAGCGCGGACAGCGTGGCCGTCGGGGACGGCCGCCTCGTCGGCACCATGCCCGCCCGGGCCGGCCGGCCGTCGGCGCTGGCCGGTTACTGAGGGCGCGGGCGATGACGGAGTCCACGGGCGACAGGCGCAAGCGGCTGGCCGGGCTGTGCCGGACCATTGCCTCCGCCGGCAGCAAGAACGACCTGATCGACGCCATCAACGACGCGCTCGCCGTCTCCGCCCCGGTCGGCGACACCGCGACGCTGGAGTCCCTCGGCAAGCTGTACCAGAAGCAGGACCTCGAGGACCTCCACAAGCGCATCGACCGGGTGGCCAGGAAGGGCCTGCCGGACGTCTGGGCCGGCAACACGAGTGTGCTGGCCTCGGACGCGGTGGCCGCCGCCGGGGTGGCCGCCGGAGCGGTGGGCCGGGCCCTGTACGGCGGCGGACTGGCGCTGCTCACCTTCGCCGACGCCCTCAAGGACGCCCGGAGCCAGGACAGCGGCGGCCGGGAGACGCTGCGCGAGGCACTGCGGATGCTCGGCGGCAAGGACGGCTGGTTCGACGACCTCTACGAGGACGACGACGAGGAGGCCGTCCGGCTGAACGCCCGTTCCGTCGCCTCCCTGGGCGCCGAGGACCTGCACCAGGCCGCGATCGCCGCCGACGACGCCGCCCACGCCGTCGCCAGGGACCTGAACAAGTGGGTCTCCGAGGCGCGCATGAGCAAGCTCGGCACGGGCGACCTCACGGCCGTCGACAAGCTGATGCTGGCCGAGACCAGCGCCGTCGACGGCGACCCCGTGCTCAACGAGATCCTCACCGCGCACGACCTGGAGCGCGCCGGCCTGCGCATGGACCGGCTCAGCGCCGCCGACCGGGCCGCGATGGACCGGATGCTGGCCGGGTCGGACAGCCCGCAGGAGCGGGCCTATCTGATGAAGGCCCTGGCCGCCGGGCACAGCGTGGCGGAGATCGGGCAGTTCCAGGGCAAGATCCACGGGCACGACCCCGAGTGGCTGCGCAGGCATCTCACGCCGGTCGTCACCGCCGTGGACAGCATGGACGACGAGGGCCTGGCCCCCGACGGCTCCAACAACAACAAGGACTACGTCACGTTCGACGGGCAGCGCTGGATCCAGGGCGGCGACGGCTCGGAGGGCACCTGCGTGGCCTCGTCCACCGTCACCGCCCGCGCCATGGTCGACCCCCTCTACGCGCTCGGCATCACCGGCGGGCCCAGCGGGCAGGAGGACGACCCCGAGGCCTTCAAGCGGCGCCTGGTGGCCGAGCAGCACCGGCTGCACACGGAGGGGCACGGCGGCGACCACTGGGAGGGCATGGGTCCCGACGGGCAGGAGCACATCGCCGACACCACCCTCGGCGCCGCCACCGGCGACGACTACCAGCGCCACGACCTCGGGAGCGCCGACGACCGCAGGGCGGTGCTGAGCGACGTCGAGAAGGCGGTCGCGGACGGCCGCCCGGTGCCGGTCGACGTCCAGGGCAAGGACGGCGCCCACGCGATGACCATCATCGCCCAGGACGGCGACCGGCTGCAGGTCTACAACCCCTGGGGCACGACCACCTGGGTCAGCGAGAACGACTTCATCAACGGACACATGGGCAAGGCAGCGGACAGTGGACTCAACGACGCGTACAGCGTGTACCTCCCGACGGCCAAGTAGCCGACGCCCTCGGCGCCGGGGCGGGGCCGCGGGCGGCGCGGTCGCGGGCCTCGCGCTGCTGACGCTCGTCACGGGCTGCGGGTCGGGCACGGGCGAGCAGGCCCCCGTCGCGCACCCCACCGGCGAATCCCGCATCACCGCGAAGGTCGGGGAGCGCTTCACGCTCACCGTCCGCCAGAACGCCTCCACCCGTGAGCACTGGTACCTGTCCGGCCCCCGGCCCGACACCGGCGTGGTCCGCGAGCGCGGGCAGCACAGCTCCCCGGACTCCGGCGGCAAACACCTGGTCGGCGGGGGCAGCAGCCTCACCTTCACCTTCGAGGCCACCGGCAGGGGCAGCACCCGGATCGTGCTGACCCACTGCACGTTCGCCACCACCTGCGACGAGGACGGCGGCGGCACCCCGGCACCGGCGTCGACCGCGCCGTACCGGCAGTCCGCGCCGCAGCGCGTCACCTACACCGTCACCGTCCGCTGAGCCGGCCCACCCCCCGAGACCGGAACATGAACCCCGTGCCGAACCCCGCCCCGCGCCTCCCGGACCGCACCGACGACGAGCTGGCCCGGCTCGACATCACCACCCTGGTCCGCTACGGCCTCACCGCACCGCCCGGCCCCCGGCGCACCGCCCTGTTCGGCGACGGCGCCGTGGGCGCGGCCGTGCTGCTCGACCGCCTCGGCACCCGGCCGCGCTCGGTGGCCTTCCTCGCCGACACCGTCCGGGCCGGCGGCCTCGCCTACGCCGCCGGGCTCCCCGAGCCGCTGCCGCGCCCGGAGGCGACGGCCGTCGTCTGCGACTGGCTGACCGCGGGCGCCGGACTCGCGGCCGGCGTCGACGCCGACGACACCGCCGCCCGCTGGCTGCGTGCCGTCGCGACGGTCGTCGAGCTGCGGCAGCGGACGAGGGCCGCACGGAGCTGACCTGCCGCGGGCCTCACGCGCCGGCCGTCCCGAGGAACACCGGGTTGGTGAACGCGGCCATCATCCCGGGGACCGGCCCGAGCGCCGTCTCGTGCCGCAGTTCGGCGCGCACGTACGCGGCGTACGCCGGAGTCGTACGCCACTCCACCACCTCCGCCCCGGACACGGGCAGCGGGCCGCTGCGGAACAGCACGCCCTGGTCGGTGACGAAGCGGACCGAGCAGCGCGGGGCGCCCGAGACCGTCAGCCTGGCCGTCACCGGGGTATCGGCGCCGACCGCCAACCGCTCGCCGAGCCCGGCCCGTTCACCGCTCGCGGCGCTGACGGTGAAGTCCAGCGAGACGGTCCGCGACTCGGCCACGTACGACCGTCCCGCCCGCAGCCCGGCGAGGATCGCCCGACGGCTCAGCTCCTCGGCGAGGACGACCGTCTGCGGGTGCCCGACGACGTCCGGGTCCCGGTGCGCGTCGCTGTTGCCCATGGCCGGCAGCCAGGCCCCCTCCTCGCGCACGGAGGCGACGAGCAGCCCGTCCCAGGCGGCCAGCGCCACCTCGTCGTCGGGCGTCCACATCCCGTTCCACACCTCCACCGCGTCCGCCTCGGCGAACCCGGACTTCCAGGCGCAGCCGACGCAGTCCGCGTACGGGTGGGCCGGCACGACCAGGCCGCCGGCGTCGCGGATCACCCGCGCGAAGTGCGGCCAGCGCCGGTCCCGGGCCCGGTAGCGCCAGTCGACGAAGGTGCCGGGGCCGGTGCCGAGGGCCAGCACATGGCCGTTCCTGGTCGTGACCTCCTCGCCGAGCAGCACCAGCAGGTCGTCGCCGGCCGCGTCGGCCCAGTGGGCGTGCGAGGCGTGGGTGTTGTGGTCGGAGCTGCCCACGAAGTCCAGCCCCGCCGCGCGGGCCAGCGCCGCGATCTCGGCCGGGGTGCGGCGCCCGTCGGAGTGCCAGGAGTGCAGATGGCAGTCGCCCCGGTACCAGTCCCGGCCCCGGCCCCGGGCGCGCTCCGGCGGGTACACCGGCTGCGGGGCGGCGCCGGGCTCCCCCGGCGTCAGCGTCACGGTCACCTCGTACGACAGCCCCTGCGGGGCCACGGTGTACGGCCCGAGCGCGATGTGCCAGGTACCGGGGTGCAGCGGGCCGGGGAGGTAGCCGGGGGTGGCGTCGTCGGCCCGGACGAAGAACTCCGTGCGGGCGCCTCCGGACCAGCCCCGGAACCCCGGCCCGCCGACCTCGGTGCCGCGCTCGTCGAACAGGCCGATGTCGAGGGCGTTGCCGGGGGTGCCGGCGGGCGTGGCGGGCCGGTCGTAGGTGTAGGAGACGTGTACTTCCCGTGTGCCGGGCGGAACGTCGAAGGGCAGGTACACGTAGTCCGGTGAGCCGGGGGCGAGGGTGCCGCGCAACGTCGTCACGGCTTCCACGGTAGGCGCGGTTCGGGGGCGCGGACAGTGGGTGGCCGAGGCGAGGGGGAGTGCTGGGCGAGGACGGTGGTGCCGGTGCCGGGCCGAGTGCCCCGCCGGGAACAGGTCCGGGACCGGATACGGCTCACTCAGGCCCTGTGGTCCGGGGAACCGGCGTCCTGCGACGGCGAGTTCGCGAGCGTCCGGGCCGGGCACGCGTACCCCGGGCCGGTGCGCGGGCCGCGCGGCCGGATCACGGGCCCGCGCACGCTCGTCGGCGGGGCGGCCGTGGGCCGCGACACCGCCGCGCTGGTGCCGCGGGGCGCCGGACGAGTGCGCGCGGTACGTTCCCTGATCACGCTCGTATGCTCGAGGGATGACGACTTCCGCGACCTCCGGAACCGGACCGACCGAGAACTCCATGCGTCGCGCCCTCAAACGCGCCCGGGACGGCGTCGCCCTCGACGTCGCCGAGGCGGCGGTGCTGCTCCAGGCGCGGGGCGAGGATCTGACCGACCTCGCCGCGTCCGCCGCCCGGGTGCGCGACGCGGGTCTCGAACAGGCGGGCCGTCCCGGTGTCATCACGTACTCGAAGAGCGTCTTCATCCCCCTCACCCGGCTGTGCCGGGACAAGTGCCACTACTGCACCTTCGTCACCGTCCCCGGCAAGCTGCGCCGCGCCGGGCACGGGATGTTCATGTCCCCGGACGAGGTGCTGGACATCGCCCGCAAGGGCGCGGCGCTCGGCTGCAAGGAAGCCCTGATCACCCTCGGCGACAAGCCGGAGGACCGCTGGCCGGAAGCGCGCGAATGGCTCGACGCGCACGGCTACGACGACACCATCGCCTACGTCCGCGCCGTCTCCATCCGCATCCTGGAGGAGACGGGCCTGCTGCCCCACCTCAACCCGGGCGTCATGACCTGGACGGACTTCCAGCGGCTGAAGCCGGTGGCCCCCTCCATGGGCATGATGCTGGAGACGACCGCGACCCGCCTGTGGTCCGAGCCCGGCGGCCCCCACTACGGCTCCCCGGACAAGGAACCCGCCGTGCGGCTGCGGGTGCTGGAGGACGCGGGCCGCTCCTCCGTCCCCTTCACCTCGGGGCTGCTGATCGGCATCGGCGAGACGTACGAGGAGCGGGCGGAGTCCCTCTTCGCCCTGCGCAAGGTCTCCCGGGCCTACCACGGCATCCAGGAGCTGATCATCCAGAACTTCCGCGCCAAGCCGGACACGGCGATGCGCGGCATGCCGGACGCCGAACTGGACGAGCTGGTCGCGACGGTGGCCGTCGCCCGGCACATCATGGGCCCGGCCGCCTGCCTCCAGGCCCCGCCCAACCTGGTCGACGCCGAGTACGAGCGGCTGATCGGCGCCGGCATCGACGACTGGGGCGGGGTGTCGCCCCTGACCATCGACCACGTCAACCCCGAGCGCCCCTGGCCGCAGATCGAGGAGCTGGCCGCGCGGTCGGCCGCCGCCGGCTTCGAACTGCGCGAACGCCTCTGCGTCTACCCCGAGTTCGTGCGCCGCGGCGAGCCCTGGCTGGACCCGCGGCTGCGCCCGCACGTGAGCGCGCTGGCCGACCCGGAGACGGGCCTGGCCCGCCCCGGCGCCCTTCCCCGGGGCCTGCCCTGGCAGGAGCCGGAGGAGGCGTTCACGGCCACCGGCCGCACGGACCTGCACGCCTCGATCGACACCGAGGGCCGTACGAAGGACCGGCGCGACGACTTCGACGAGGTGTACGGCGACTGGGAGGCGCTGCGCGAGGCGGCCGCCCCCGGCATGGCGCCGGAGCGCATCGACACGGACGTACGGCAGGCGCTGGCGACGGCGGCCGACGACCCGACGAGGCTCACCGACGCCGAGGCGCTGGCCCTGCTGCACGCGGACGGCCCGGCGCTGGACGCGTTGTGCCGGGTGGCCGACGACGTGCGCAGGTCGGCGGTCGGCGACGACGTGACGTACATCGTCACCCGCAACATCAACTTCACCAACGTCTGCTACACCGGCTGCCGTTTCTGCGCGTTCGCGCAGCGCCGCACGGACGCCGACGCCTACACGCTCTCCCTGGAGCAGGTCGCCGACCGCGCCCAGCAGGCCTGGGACGTGGGCGCGGTCGAGGTGTGCATGCAGGGCGGCATCCACCCGGACCTGCCCGGCACGGCGTACTTCGACATCGCGAAGGCGGTGAAGTCCCGCGTCCCCGGCATGCACGTGCACGCCTTCTCCCCGATGGAGGTGGTGAACGGCGCGACCCGCACCGGCATGTCCGTCCGGGAGTGGCTGACGGCGGCCAAGGAGGCGGGCCTGGACTCCATCCCGGGGACGGCGGCGGAGATCCTCGACGACGAGGTCCGCTGGGTGCTGACCAAGGGCAAGCTGCCGACGGCCACCTGGATCGAGGTGATCACCACGGCCCATGAGCTGGGCATCCGCTCGTCCTCGACGATGATGTACGGCCATGTCGACCAGCCCCGCCACTGGCTGGGCCATCTGCGCACGCTGGCCCGGATCCAGCGCGAGACGGGCGGCTTCACGGAGTTCGTCACCCTGCCCTTCATCCACACCAACGCCCCGGTCTACCTGGCCGGCATCGCCCGGCCGGGCCCGACGGCCAGGGACAACAGGGCGGTCACCGCGATGGCCCGGCTCCTCCTCCACCCCTGGATCCCCAATATCCAGACAAGCTGGGTCAAACTGGGTACGGAGGGTGCGGCGGAGATGCTCCGCTCCGGCGCGAACGACCTGGGCGGCACGCTGATGGAGGAGACGATCTCCCGGATGGCCGGCTCCTCCTACGGCTCCTACAAGTCGGTCCGCGACCTGATCGCCGTGGCCGAGACGGCCGGCCGCCCGGCGAAACCGCGCACCACGCTCTACGGCGAGGTGCCCGAGGAGCGGCGACGGGCGGCGGAGGCCTCCGACGGACACCTGCCGGAACTTCTGCCGGTCCTGGACTGAGTACGATGATCCGACCCCCGACCCCGGAAGGGGCCCCATACGCCTAGCGTCAGGAGAAGCGTCCCGTGGCTGCCCGACTGCCCTCGTGGGCCTGGGTCACCGGCCTGACGGCGGGAGCGACCGCGGTGGTGGTCGCGCTCGCCGTACAGGCGGACCACGGGCCGCGTCCGATCGCCGCCGTCGCCAAGCCGAGCCCCTCGGCGTCGGCCGGCGCCCACGGGCCCGCGACGCCGAAGACACCGGCCGCGCCCGCCCTGCCGGACGATTCCGGCACGGGCCGCCGGATCGTGTACTCCCTCTCCGAGAAGCGGGTCTGGCTGGTCGACGCCACGGGCAAGCCGACCCGCACGTTCACGGTGTGGCCGGGCACGGTGAACCCGCAGCCCGGCCGGTACTCGATCACCCTGCGCACCCAGTCCCTGCGCGGCTCCGACGGCGTACAGGTCGAGCACATCATGTACTTCACCAAGGCGCAGGGCGTGAACATCGCCTTCTCCAACGCCCTGGACGGCTCCTCGCCGCCCCCGGCGGACGGCAAGAAACTGGGCGGCATCCGCCTCCACAAGGAAGACGGCGCCGCCCTGTGGTCCTTCGGCGATCAGGGCACCGGCGTCACGGTCGTCAGATAGCGTCCGCCCGCCGCGCGGGCAGCAGATTCACGATCAACGCCACGCCGCTGAGCAGGAACACCCGGGTCGCGGCGTCCAGCCCGTTCCAGGTCTTCGACTGCCACATCGCGAACCACTCACCGCCGATCGCGATGAACCCGGCGCCGAAGAGGAGCAGCAGCATCAGCAGCCCGTAGGTGGATATGCGCCGGGCGAGGTCGTCCTTGCGCCACGCCCACAGCACGGTCCCCCCGATCAGCACGAGGGCCGCCACGGTCTCCCACACGATGATCGCGACATAAGCGGTGTCCTGCAGCCCGGTACTGGTGATGGCCCGCCCCATCAGGTCCGGGTCCCTGAAGGTGGTGTCCATCGCCAGCACATGCCGCACGAACTGCTGGTTCGTTCCGAAGTCGGTGATGTTCCCGAGCGCGACCAGGGCGATGTAGAGGGCGAGTATGCCGGTGAGCACACCGGCGGCAAGCGTGAGGCCGGAGTTGCGTGTGGGGGTGGTGGTCATGGCTGAATTCTCCACCGCCACGGGCCGGGTGAGCGCGTGGGCATTGCGCCAGAATGAGAGCGCGGGCTGCGGGAGGGGCTGACGGATGGCGCAGGCACGGCCGTCGATGCAGGAGCTGATCGGACGGCGCAGACGGGCGGGATTCATCGGCCGCGGCGACGAACGGGCCGCGTTCCGGGCCAACTTGGACCTTCCGCCCGAGGACGAACGCCACCGCTTCCTCTTCCACATCCACGGCCACGCGGGCGTCGGAAAGACCTTCCTCGCCCGGGAGTTGGAGCAGATCGCCCGAGAACGCGGAGCGCTGACGGCGTACGTCGACGAGAGCACCGGGAGCGTGCCGGAGGCGATGGCGGCGATCTGCCGCGAGTTCACCGGTCAGGGACGCGAGTTCAGGAAACTCGAGCGCGCGCTGGCCTCGTACCGGGAACGCCGGCACGAGGCGGAGGCGGTGGCCGCCGGCCTGGCGTCGGCGCAGGACGGCCCGTCACCGGTGACGGCCACGGCGGTCCGGGCGGGGCTGGCGGGACTGGGGCTGATCCCCGGCGCCGGCCCGTTCGTGGGAGCGGTCGACCCGGCCCAGGTCGCCCAGTACGCCGACCGGTTGCGCCGGGGACTCAGCGCACGGTTCAGCAGCCAGGACGATGTGCAGCTGGTGCTCTCTCCCGAGCGCGCGCTGACCCCGCGGTACCTGGACCGAGCGCTGTCCCGGGAACCGGATTACGGCTGGGCGCTGGGCCGACGCGGCCTGGCCGCTCTGGACGTCGGCCGCACGGAGCGCGCCCTGGCCGACCTGGACCGGTGCATCGCCCTGGACGCGGACGCCCCCTGGGCTCGCGCACAGGCCGTACGGCTGCTCATACGGTGCGGTCGCTGGCCGGAAGCCCTCGAACGGCTGGCGGAAGCGGACCTCTCGGGAGCCCCCGACACGCTCCTGGACGAGCTGCGGGCAGAGGTCTACCGGCACGACCGGCAGTGGGCGGCGGCCGAGCGGGTGGCCGAGCGGATGCGCTCCGAGGACCCGTTCACCGGCACCTTCGACCTCGCCCTGGCCGTGAGCGGATCCCGCGGCCTGCGGCCGGCCGTACCCCTGTGGCAGGAGGTCGGACGTCTGGCGGACACCGCCGACGACGGCTACCCCTTCGTCCGGTGCGTCCTGGGCTGCGCCCTCGGTGAGTGGGGCGGCGCGGATGTGGCACTCGCCGGCGTCCTGGCCGAGGAACAGGCCTGGGACGACCTGGCCCTGCTGGCTGCCGTACTCATCGAGCTGCTGTCCGCGCCCGGAGCGGA
This genomic interval from Streptomyces sp. NBC_00557 contains the following:
- a CDS encoding nitroreductase/quinone reductase family protein, with product MPAPADRKHRVVTAFQRHLANPLVRRLPFQTLLETTGRASGLPRRTPVGGRRIGDSFWLVSEFGHKSQYVRNIQADPRVRVRVAGRWHHGTAHLLPDDDPVARLRSLPRLNSTAVRALGTDLLTVRVDLTD
- a CDS encoding peptidoglycan-binding protein translates to MTESTGDRRKRLAGLCRTIASAGSKNDLIDAINDALAVSAPVGDTATLESLGKLYQKQDLEDLHKRIDRVARKGLPDVWAGNTSVLASDAVAAAGVAAGAVGRALYGGGLALLTFADALKDARSQDSGGRETLREALRMLGGKDGWFDDLYEDDDEEAVRLNARSVASLGAEDLHQAAIAADDAAHAVARDLNKWVSEARMSKLGTGDLTAVDKLMLAETSAVDGDPVLNEILTAHDLERAGLRMDRLSAADRAAMDRMLAGSDSPQERAYLMKALAAGHSVAEIGQFQGKIHGHDPEWLRRHLTPVVTAVDSMDDEGLAPDGSNNNKDYVTFDGQRWIQGGDGSEGTCVASSTVTARAMVDPLYALGITGGPSGQEDDPEAFKRRLVAEQHRLHTEGHGGDHWEGMGPDGQEHIADTTLGAATGDDYQRHDLGSADDRRAVLSDVEKAVADGRPVPVDVQGKDGAHAMTIIAQDGDRLQVYNPWGTTTWVSENDFINGHMGKAADSGLNDAYSVYLPTAK
- a CDS encoding protease inhibitor I42 family protein, with the protein product MDSTTRTACTSRRPSSRRPRRRGGAAGGAVAGLALLTLVTGCGSGTGEQAPVAHPTGESRITAKVGERFTLTVRQNASTREHWYLSGPRPDTGVVRERGQHSSPDSGGKHLVGGGSSLTFTFEATGRGSTRIVLTHCTFATTCDEDGGGTPAPASTAPYRQSAPQRVTYTVTVR
- a CDS encoding CehA/McbA family metallohydrolase, producing MTTLRGTLAPGSPDYVYLPFDVPPGTREVHVSYTYDRPATPAGTPGNALDIGLFDERGTEVGGPGFRGWSGGARTEFFVRADDATPGYLPGPLHPGTWHIALGPYTVAPQGLSYEVTVTLTPGEPGAAPQPVYPPERARGRGRDWYRGDCHLHSWHSDGRRTPAEIAALARAAGLDFVGSSDHNTHASHAHWADAAGDDLLVLLGEEVTTRNGHVLALGTGPGTFVDWRYRARDRRWPHFARVIRDAGGLVVPAHPYADCVGCAWKSGFAEADAVEVWNGMWTPDDEVALAAWDGLLVASVREEGAWLPAMGNSDAHRDPDVVGHPQTVVLAEELSRRAILAGLRAGRSYVAESRTVSLDFTVSAASGERAGLGERLAVGADTPVTARLTVSGAPRCSVRFVTDQGVLFRSGPLPVSGAEVVEWRTTPAYAAYVRAELRHETALGPVPGMMAAFTNPVFLGTAGA
- a CDS encoding bifunctional FO biosynthesis protein CofGH, which encodes MTTSATSGTGPTENSMRRALKRARDGVALDVAEAAVLLQARGEDLTDLAASAARVRDAGLEQAGRPGVITYSKSVFIPLTRLCRDKCHYCTFVTVPGKLRRAGHGMFMSPDEVLDIARKGAALGCKEALITLGDKPEDRWPEAREWLDAHGYDDTIAYVRAVSIRILEETGLLPHLNPGVMTWTDFQRLKPVAPSMGMMLETTATRLWSEPGGPHYGSPDKEPAVRLRVLEDAGRSSVPFTSGLLIGIGETYEERAESLFALRKVSRAYHGIQELIIQNFRAKPDTAMRGMPDAELDELVATVAVARHIMGPAACLQAPPNLVDAEYERLIGAGIDDWGGVSPLTIDHVNPERPWPQIEELAARSAAAGFELRERLCVYPEFVRRGEPWLDPRLRPHVSALADPETGLARPGALPRGLPWQEPEEAFTATGRTDLHASIDTEGRTKDRRDDFDEVYGDWEALREAAAPGMAPERIDTDVRQALATAADDPTRLTDAEALALLHADGPALDALCRVADDVRRSAVGDDVTYIVTRNINFTNVCYTGCRFCAFAQRRTDADAYTLSLEQVADRAQQAWDVGAVEVCMQGGIHPDLPGTAYFDIAKAVKSRVPGMHVHAFSPMEVVNGATRTGMSVREWLTAAKEAGLDSIPGTAAEILDDEVRWVLTKGKLPTATWIEVITTAHELGIRSSSTMMYGHVDQPRHWLGHLRTLARIQRETGGFTEFVTLPFIHTNAPVYLAGIARPGPTARDNRAVTAMARLLLHPWIPNIQTSWVKLGTEGAAEMLRSGANDLGGTLMEETISRMAGSSYGSYKSVRDLIAVAETAGRPAKPRTTLYGEVPEERRRAAEASDGHLPELLPVLD
- a CDS encoding DUF2165 domain-containing protein, with the translated sequence MTTTPTRNSGLTLAAGVLTGILALYIALVALGNITDFGTNQQFVRHVLAMDTTFRDPDLMGRAITSTGLQDTAYVAIIVWETVAALVLIGGTVLWAWRKDDLARRISTYGLLMLLLLFGAGFIAIGGEWFAMWQSKTWNGLDAATRVFLLSGVALIVNLLPARRADAI
- a CDS encoding tetratricopeptide repeat protein, with amino-acid sequence MAQARPSMQELIGRRRRAGFIGRGDERAAFRANLDLPPEDERHRFLFHIHGHAGVGKTFLARELEQIARERGALTAYVDESTGSVPEAMAAICREFTGQGREFRKLERALASYRERRHEAEAVAAGLASAQDGPSPVTATAVRAGLAGLGLIPGAGPFVGAVDPAQVAQYADRLRRGLSARFSSQDDVQLVLSPERALTPRYLDRALSREPDYGWALGRRGLAALDVGRTERALADLDRCIALDADAPWARAQAVRLLIRCGRWPEALERLAEADLSGAPDTLLDELRAEVYRHDRQWAAAERVAERMRSEDPFTGTFDLALAVSGSRGLRPAVPLWQEVGRLADTADDGYPFVRCVLGCALGEWGGADVALAGVLAEEQAWDDLALLAAVLIELLSAPGADRARVAPRLSAVVTARDAVQARYAE